The following are encoded together in the Flavobacterium haoranii genome:
- a CDS encoding beta-ketoacyl-ACP synthase III, with protein MNKVTAAITAIGSYVPEFVLSNQVLESMVDTNDEWITTRTGIKERRLLKEEEGKGTSFLAIKAAKNLLEKANLDPKEIDLVILATATPDMPVASTGVFVATQIGATNAFAYDLQAACSSFLYGMSTASAYIESGRYKKVLLIGADKMSSIIDYTDRATCIIFGDGAGAVLFEPNTEGLGFQDEFLRSDGIGREYLKIDAGGSILPPTEETVKNKQHFVFQDGKTVFKYAVSGMADVSEKIMQRNNLSHEDVNWLVAHQANKRIIDATANRMGVDESKVLVNIHRYGNTTSATLPLLLCDFEKQLKKGDNIIFAAFGGGFTWGSIYLKWAYDTK; from the coding sequence ATGAATAAAGTAACAGCAGCAATTACAGCTATAGGTTCATATGTTCCTGAATTTGTACTTTCAAATCAAGTGCTTGAAAGTATGGTAGATACAAACGATGAGTGGATTACTACCAGAACAGGAATCAAAGAAAGAAGATTATTAAAAGAAGAAGAAGGAAAAGGTACTTCTTTTTTAGCCATTAAGGCAGCAAAAAATCTGCTTGAAAAAGCCAATTTGGACCCAAAAGAAATTGATTTGGTAATTTTGGCAACTGCAACTCCCGATATGCCTGTTGCTTCAACAGGAGTTTTTGTAGCAACACAAATTGGCGCAACAAATGCTTTCGCTTACGATCTACAAGCAGCATGTTCAAGTTTTCTTTACGGGATGTCTACAGCATCAGCTTACATTGAATCAGGAAGATATAAAAAAGTATTATTAATAGGTGCCGATAAAATGTCATCTATTATTGATTATACTGATAGAGCTACTTGTATTATTTTTGGAGATGGCGCAGGAGCAGTTTTATTTGAACCAAATACCGAAGGATTAGGCTTCCAAGATGAATTTTTAAGAAGTGATGGAATTGGTCGCGAATATTTAAAAATTGATGCAGGTGGATCAATTTTGCCTCCAACAGAAGAAACCGTAAAAAATAAACAACATTTTGTGTTTCAAGATGGTAAAACAGTTTTTAAATATGCAGTTTCTGGGATGGCTGATGTAAGTGAAAAAATCATGCAACGCAACAATTTGTCTCATGAAGATGTAAATTGGTTAGTAGCACATCAAGCAAATAAAAGAATCATTGATGCAACTGCAAATAGAATGGGTGTAGATGAGTCTAAGGTTTTAGTAAACATCCATAGATATGGAAATACAACTTCGGCTACTTTACCACTTTTATTGTGTGATTTTGAAAAACAACTTAAAAAAGGTGATAATATAATTTTTGCTGCTTTTGGAGGTGGATTCACATGGGGATCTATTTATCTAAAATGGGCTTATGACACAAAATAA
- the accB gene encoding acetyl-CoA carboxylase biotin carboxyl carrier protein — MDIREIQNLIKFVAKSGATEVKLEMDDFKITIKTTAEGTEPTTTFVQHVPVTNALPQAAAPQPVAPTAPAAPAAPETASDDSKYITIKSPMIGTFYRKPAPDKPVFVEVGTSIGKGDVVCVIEAMKLFNEIESEVSGKIVKILVDDSSPVEFDQPLFLVDPS, encoded by the coding sequence ATGGATATTAGAGAAATTCAAAATTTGATCAAATTTGTAGCAAAATCTGGAGCTACAGAGGTGAAATTAGAAATGGACGATTTCAAAATCACTATTAAAACTACAGCTGAAGGAACAGAGCCTACAACAACTTTTGTTCAACATGTTCCTGTAACAAATGCATTGCCTCAAGCTGCAGCACCACAACCTGTTGCGCCTACAGCACCTGCTGCTCCAGCTGCACCTGAAACTGCTTCTGACGATAGTAAATATATCACTATTAAATCGCCAATGATTGGTACTTTTTATAGAAAACCAGCTCCAGACAAGCCTGTTTTTGTTGAAGTTGGTACTTCAATTGGTAAAGGAGATGTGGTGTGTGTTATCGAAGCAATGAAATTATTTAACGAAATTGAATCAGAGGTTTCTGGTAAAATTGTTAAAATTTTAGTGGATGATTCATCTCCAGTAGAATTCGATCAACCATTATTCTTAGTTGATCCATCATAA
- the accC gene encoding acetyl-CoA carboxylase biotin carboxylase subunit produces the protein MFKKILIANRGEIALRVIRTCKEMGIKTVAVYSTADADSLHVRFADEAVCIGPPPSNLSYLKMSNIIAAAEITNADAIHPGYGFLSENAKFSKICEEHGIKFIGASAEMIEKMGDKATAKATMEAAGVPCVPGSKGILESFEDAKKVAKKIGYPVMMKATAGGGGKGMRAIWKEEELLKAWESARQEAAAAFGNDGMYMEKLIEEPRHIEIQVVGDSFGKACHLSERDCSVQRRHQKLTEETPSPFMTPELRDAMGEAAVKAAEYIKYEGAGTVEFLVDKHRNFYFMEMNTRIQVEHPITEQVVDYDLIREQILVAAGVPISGKNYYPQLHSIECRINAEDPYNDFRPSPGKITVLHAPGGHGVRLDTHVYAGYTIPPNYDSMIAKLITTAQTREEAINKMKRALDEFVIEGIKTTIPFHRQLMDEPDYVAGNYTTKFMESFKMNEV, from the coding sequence ATGTTTAAAAAGATATTAATTGCCAATAGAGGTGAAATTGCACTACGTGTAATTAGAACCTGTAAAGAAATGGGTATTAAAACGGTAGCGGTTTACTCTACTGCAGATGCAGATAGTTTACACGTTCGTTTTGCTGATGAAGCGGTTTGTATTGGTCCGCCTCCAAGTAACCTTTCTTACTTAAAAATGTCAAATATTATTGCTGCTGCAGAAATAACAAATGCAGATGCAATTCACCCAGGATATGGTTTCTTGTCTGAAAATGCTAAGTTTTCAAAAATTTGTGAAGAGCACGGAATTAAATTCATTGGTGCTTCTGCAGAAATGATTGAAAAAATGGGAGACAAAGCAACTGCAAAAGCTACTATGGAAGCTGCAGGTGTACCTTGTGTTCCAGGTTCTAAAGGAATTTTAGAATCGTTTGAAGACGCTAAAAAAGTAGCTAAGAAAATTGGTTATCCAGTTATGATGAAAGCTACTGCTGGTGGTGGTGGAAAAGGAATGCGTGCTATTTGGAAAGAAGAAGAATTATTAAAAGCTTGGGAAAGTGCTCGTCAAGAGGCTGCTGCGGCTTTTGGTAATGATGGTATGTACATGGAAAAATTAATTGAAGAACCACGTCATATTGAAATTCAAGTAGTAGGTGATTCATTTGGTAAAGCATGCCACTTATCAGAAAGAGATTGTTCTGTACAAAGAAGACACCAAAAGTTAACGGAAGAAACGCCTTCTCCATTTATGACGCCTGAGTTGCGTGATGCTATGGGTGAAGCAGCAGTAAAAGCAGCAGAATATATTAAATATGAAGGTGCTGGAACTGTTGAGTTCTTAGTAGATAAGCATAGAAATTTCTATTTTATGGAAATGAATACGCGAATTCAAGTAGAGCACCCTATTACAGAACAAGTAGTAGATTATGATTTAATTCGTGAGCAAATTCTTGTAGCCGCTGGTGTGCCAATTTCTGGTAAAAATTACTATCCACAGTTACATTCTATTGAATGTCGTATTAATGCAGAAGATCCATATAATGATTTCCGACCTTCGCCAGGTAAAATTACGGTTTTACACGCCCCAGGTGGACACGGAGTTCGTTTAGATACGCACGTGTATGCTGGATATACAATTCCACCAAATTACGACTCTATGATTGCGAAGTTAATTACTACTGCACAAACACGTGAAGAAGCCATTAATAAAATGAAACGCGCTTTAGATGAGTTCGTAATTGAAGGAATTAAAACAACCATTCCTTTCCACAGACAGTTAATGGATGAACCAGATTATGTTGCTGGTAATTACACCACTAAGTTTATGGAATCTTTTAAGATGAATGAAGTTTAA
- a CDS encoding S9 family peptidase yields MKKIILTLIGMISISAMAQEVMTPELLWQIRRVSSLGISKDQKFIIYKVSTPSVAENKSHSKYYQIPIEGGKAIEIEKDKANAQIQDKNSKNNFTLSNKEVKTEKVLGKDFYPELDKSQAQVYNSLDYRHWDTWNEGAHNHVFITDDKGNEIDILANEPFDCPQKPFGGDEDYIWSPDGSKVIYVSKKKFGTEYAISTNTNLYEYDVTSKTTKNLTEDNLGYDVAPQFSPNGDLSWLQMKRDGFEADKNDIIVRFKGMNINLTAAWDGTVDSFTWSKNGKKVYFLAPVDGTKQLFEVNFPGLTKIAVRVNQLTEGQFDVNQIIGFNENKVILTRSDMNHANEIFSYDLKKKSWLQITHLNDETYAKLSLPTVEKRMVKTTDGKDMLVWVILPPNFDKTKKYPTLLYCQGGPQGALSQFYSFRWNFQVMASQGYVVVAPNRRGMPGHGVKWNEDISKDWGGQAMDDYLSAIDDVAKESYVDKTRLGAVGASYGGYSVFYLAGIHNNRFKSFIAHDGIFNLQSMYGTTEEVFFTNWDMGGAYWETENKAAQKTYKEFNPINLVNNWNTPILIVQGGKDYRVPIGQALEAFQAAQLKGIKSRLLYFPEENHWVLQPQNGIVWQREFFKWLKETL; encoded by the coding sequence ATGAAAAAAATTATTTTAACCCTAATTGGTATGATTTCAATTTCAGCAATGGCTCAAGAAGTAATGACTCCTGAACTTTTATGGCAAATAAGAAGAGTTTCTTCACTTGGAATCTCAAAAGATCAAAAATTTATTATTTATAAAGTTTCTACGCCATCAGTTGCCGAAAACAAATCGCATTCTAAATACTATCAAATTCCAATTGAAGGCGGCAAAGCAATTGAAATTGAAAAAGATAAAGCAAACGCTCAAATTCAAGATAAAAACAGCAAAAACAACTTCACTTTATCTAACAAAGAAGTAAAAACAGAAAAAGTTTTAGGAAAAGATTTCTATCCTGAACTAGATAAAAGCCAAGCTCAAGTATACAATAGTTTAGATTATCGTCATTGGGATACTTGGAACGAAGGTGCTCATAATCATGTTTTCATAACAGACGATAAAGGAAACGAAATTGATATTTTAGCAAACGAACCATTCGATTGCCCACAAAAACCCTTTGGTGGCGATGAAGATTACATTTGGTCTCCCGATGGCTCAAAAGTAATTTACGTTTCTAAAAAGAAATTCGGAACCGAGTATGCTATTAGCACAAATACGAATTTATACGAATATGATGTAACTTCAAAAACTACTAAAAACCTGACCGAAGACAATCTTGGTTACGATGTTGCTCCTCAATTTTCTCCAAATGGCGACTTATCTTGGTTACAAATGAAACGCGACGGATTTGAAGCCGACAAAAACGACATCATTGTTCGTTTTAAAGGAATGAACATTAACTTAACAGCTGCTTGGGATGGAACTGTTGATAGTTTCACTTGGAGTAAAAACGGGAAAAAAGTGTACTTCTTAGCTCCAGTAGATGGCACAAAACAATTATTTGAAGTTAATTTTCCAGGTTTAACCAAAATTGCTGTTCGCGTAAATCAATTAACAGAAGGCCAATTTGACGTGAACCAAATTATTGGCTTTAACGAGAATAAAGTAATTCTTACACGTAGCGATATGAATCATGCAAACGAAATTTTTAGCTATGATTTAAAGAAAAAATCTTGGTTACAAATTACACATCTTAACGATGAAACTTATGCTAAATTAAGTTTACCAACTGTAGAAAAAAGAATGGTTAAAACTACTGATGGCAAAGATATGTTAGTTTGGGTTATTTTACCACCTAACTTCGATAAAACTAAAAAATATCCAACATTATTATATTGTCAAGGCGGACCACAAGGCGCACTTTCACAATTTTATTCGTTCCGTTGGAATTTCCAAGTCATGGCATCACAAGGTTATGTTGTAGTAGCGCCAAACAGAAGAGGAATGCCGGGTCATGGTGTAAAATGGAACGAAGACATTAGTAAAGATTGGGGCGGACAAGCAATGGACGATTATTTAAGCGCTATTGATGATGTTGCTAAAGAATCTTATGTAGACAAAACAAGATTAGGAGCTGTTGGTGCTAGTTACGGCGGTTACTCTGTATTCTATTTAGCAGGAATTCACAACAATCGCTTTAAATCGTTTATAGCACACGATGGTATTTTCAATTTACAAAGCATGTATGGTACCACCGAAGAAGTTTTCTTTACCAATTGGGATATGGGCGGTGCTTACTGGGAAACTGAAAACAAAGCCGCTCAAAAAACCTATAAAGAATTCAACCCAATTAACTTAGTAAACAATTGGAACACACCTATTCTTATTGTTCAAGGTGGAAAAGATTATCGTGTACCAATAGGGCAAGCACTAGAAGCGTTTCAAGCAGCACAATTAAAAGGAATTAAAAGCCGATTATTATATTTCCCTGAAGAAAACCATTGGGTGTTACAACCACAAAACGGTATCGTTTGGCAACGCGAATTTTTTAAATGGTTAAAAGAAACACTTTAG
- a CDS encoding DedA family protein has translation MEDFHWTKLFNPEFYITMEFGGVPVGIYMVLFIVFAETGLFAGFFLPGDSLLFLSGIYSRELVETFFYIPSDFSNVTVLSLLIAAAATLGNIFGYWFGARSGQFLYQKEDSFFFKKKYLQESQVFFERHGGKAIIFARFLPIVRTFVPIIAGIVHMEKTRFMFYNVLSSIMWSFTLVFAGHYLYGFFLDEFDLDLKKHIEKIILILIAVTTFPLVMKAIKSRKKPQSEDAA, from the coding sequence ATGGAAGACTTTCATTGGACCAAATTATTTAATCCTGAATTCTATATTACTATGGAATTTGGTGGCGTTCCTGTTGGGATTTATATGGTCCTATTTATAGTTTTTGCTGAAACTGGATTGTTTGCGGGTTTCTTTCTTCCTGGTGATAGTTTACTTTTTCTTTCAGGAATTTATTCTAGAGAATTAGTAGAAACGTTTTTTTATATTCCAAGTGATTTTTCAAATGTAACAGTGTTATCGCTATTAATAGCCGCAGCTGCAACATTAGGAAATATTTTTGGTTACTGGTTTGGTGCACGTAGTGGACAGTTTTTATATCAAAAAGAAGATAGTTTTTTCTTCAAAAAAAAATATTTACAAGAATCTCAAGTTTTCTTTGAACGACATGGAGGAAAAGCCATAATTTTTGCCCGTTTTTTACCAATTGTTAGAACTTTTGTACCCATAATTGCTGGAATAGTTCATATGGAAAAAACACGTTTCATGTTTTACAATGTGCTAAGTTCAATCATGTGGTCTTTTACTTTAGTTTTTGCAGGTCATTATTTGTACGGATTTTTCCTTGATGAATTTGATTTGGATCTAAAAAAACATATTGAAAAAATAATCTTGATTTTAATTGCGGTTACTACTTTTCCATTAGTTATGAAAGCTATAAAATCAAGAAAAAAACCACAATCTGAAGATGCAGCTTAG
- the mtgA gene encoding monofunctional biosynthetic peptidoglycan transglycosylase yields MAKKTTSKKKTTPTKKTVKRTTGQKIFRFIWKTFLWFNIISVFFVLLYKFVPVPFTPLMAIRALEHKEAGKEMTCSHDWVDIEYISPNLQKAVIASEDGKFLEHNGFDFDSMQKAFQKNQNGKKIRGGSTISQQTAKNVFLWPGRSYIRKGFEAYFTVLIELLWSKERIMEVYLNSIEMGDGVYGAQAASKHWYHKEAKSLSKYEAAGIAVILPNPRKYKPVNSGPYINRRKATIAKYIGYVKLEY; encoded by the coding sequence ATGGCAAAAAAAACTACTTCAAAAAAGAAAACTACGCCTACAAAAAAAACTGTAAAAAGAACAACTGGTCAAAAAATATTCCGATTTATTTGGAAAACTTTTCTATGGTTTAACATTATAAGTGTATTTTTTGTGTTACTCTACAAATTTGTTCCTGTTCCCTTTACACCATTAATGGCAATTAGAGCATTAGAGCACAAAGAGGCTGGAAAAGAAATGACATGCTCGCATGATTGGGTAGATATCGAATATATTTCACCAAATCTTCAAAAAGCGGTAATTGCAAGTGAAGATGGCAAGTTTTTAGAACACAATGGTTTTGATTTTGATTCTATGCAAAAAGCTTTTCAAAAAAATCAAAATGGAAAGAAAATTAGAGGAGGAAGTACTATTTCACAGCAAACTGCAAAAAATGTTTTTCTGTGGCCTGGAAGAAGCTATATTCGTAAAGGGTTTGAGGCTTATTTTACAGTTTTAATTGAACTATTGTGGAGTAAAGAACGCATTATGGAAGTTTATCTTAACAGTATTGAAATGGGAGATGGAGTTTATGGAGCACAAGCAGCATCTAAACATTGGTACCATAAAGAAGCTAAAAGTTTATCTAAATATGAAGCTGCAGGAATTGCAGTAATTCTTCCAAATCCAAGAAAATATAAACCAGTTAATTCTGGACCCTATATTAATCGTAGAAAAGCTACAATAGCTAAATATATTGGCTACGTAAAATTGGAATATTAA
- a CDS encoding SDR family NAD(P)-dependent oxidoreductase produces MQTVLITGASGGIGRKTAEYFAKNGWHVIATVISFNELNDLDKVPNVFCYEMNVTRTESIERAKQEILQKHSKIDVVINNAGIGYRSFVELSEDSKIDAIVNVNWLGVVKVCRAFIPKFREQNFGQFINITSVAGLVNLPLGNFYHSTKQGVESFSECMAYELKPFNISVSTVQFGNAPTDFQKNVTKCCATPIESYNKLMLKISEVLAKKSGKNQELPQQIVEKLFLIASNPKKSFTRYTIGFDANAMKWLRRILGYKLFDALISKVTLK; encoded by the coding sequence ATGCAAACGGTCTTAATTACAGGAGCTTCTGGTGGAATAGGAAGAAAAACAGCCGAATATTTTGCAAAAAATGGTTGGCACGTAATTGCAACAGTAATTAGCTTCAATGAATTAAACGATTTAGATAAAGTTCCAAATGTGTTTTGTTACGAAATGAATGTAACTAGGACAGAAAGTATTGAGAGAGCCAAACAGGAAATTTTGCAAAAACATTCCAAAATTGATGTAGTAATTAATAACGCTGGAATTGGTTACAGAAGTTTTGTGGAATTATCTGAAGATTCTAAAATCGATGCAATTGTTAATGTAAATTGGTTAGGTGTTGTAAAAGTTTGTCGTGCTTTTATTCCAAAATTTAGAGAGCAAAATTTTGGACAATTTATCAATATTACTTCAGTAGCGGGATTAGTAAATTTACCTCTTGGAAATTTTTATCATTCAACAAAACAAGGAGTAGAAAGTTTTTCAGAATGTATGGCCTACGAACTAAAGCCATTTAATATTAGTGTTTCAACAGTTCAATTTGGTAACGCACCAACTGATTTTCAAAAGAATGTAACAAAATGTTGTGCAACTCCAATAGAATCTTACAATAAATTAATGCTTAAAATTTCGGAAGTATTGGCCAAAAAATCGGGTAAAAATCAAGAATTACCACAACAAATAGTTGAAAAATTATTTTTAATCGCTTCAAATCCTAAAAAATCTTTTACACGTTATACTATAGGTTTCGATGCAAACGCCATGAAATGGTTACGTCGCATTTTAGGTTATAAATTATTTGATGCTTTGATAAGTAAAGTAACTTTAAAATAG
- a CDS encoding TIGR00266 family protein, with translation MQAHEIDYHIYGEEMQYVEIELDPQEVVVAEAGSFMMMENGIKMETIFGDGSQQEGGIFGKLLSAGKRVLTGESLFMTAYQNIDMGKRKVSFASPYPGKIVAIDLMKYGGKFVCQKDAFLCAAKGVSVGIDFSRKLGRGLFGGEGFIMQKLEGDGMAFVHAGGTLARKELQPGEVLKVDTGCIVGFTKDVDYDIEFVGGIKNTIFGGEGVFFATLRGPGVAYIQSLPFSRLADRVIQAAPQMGGKDKGEGSLLGGLGRMLEGDNSF, from the coding sequence ATGCAAGCACACGAAATAGATTACCATATTTATGGTGAAGAAATGCAATATGTAGAAATAGAACTCGATCCACAAGAAGTTGTAGTAGCCGAAGCGGGAAGTTTTATGATGATGGAAAATGGAATCAAAATGGAAACTATTTTTGGAGATGGAAGTCAACAAGAAGGTGGGATTTTTGGCAAGTTATTATCAGCAGGAAAACGAGTTTTAACTGGAGAAAGTCTCTTTATGACAGCTTACCAAAATATAGATATGGGCAAACGTAAAGTCTCTTTTGCTTCACCCTATCCAGGTAAAATTGTTGCCATAGATTTAATGAAATATGGTGGAAAGTTTGTATGCCAAAAAGATGCTTTTCTTTGTGCTGCAAAAGGTGTTTCTGTTGGAATCGATTTTTCAAGAAAATTAGGTCGCGGATTATTTGGTGGTGAAGGTTTCATCATGCAAAAATTAGAAGGTGATGGAATGGCATTTGTGCATGCAGGAGGTACACTAGCACGTAAAGAATTACAACCTGGTGAAGTTTTAAAAGTAGATACGGGTTGTATTGTTGGTTTTACAAAAGATGTAGATTATGATATTGAATTTGTAGGCGGAATTAAAAACACGATTTTTGGTGGAGAAGGTGTTTTCTTTGCAACACTTCGTGGGCCTGGTGTTGCTTACATTCAATCGTTACCTTTTAGTCGATTAGCAGATAGAGTCATTCAAGCTGCACCACAAATGGGAGGAAAAGACAAAGGAGAAGGAAGTTTATTAGGTGGCTTAGGAAGAATGCTAGAAGGTGATAATAGTTTTTAA
- a CDS encoding TonB-dependent receptor domain-containing protein, with the protein MSLEDNISINKHSNLILNTSLGNHHNNIASDFGLASLQIFYPNLKAEKNRFLKSFASTYHNHKNLIHWNFHLGYGERAPSVSEGYGFYLFNSFDGFDYIGNPNLKNEKSFETGIGLETIKDKWKAKFSSNYFYIKNYIIGQPLENVAPMTIGANGVKSYSAFDYATIFTNEFTFSYKIQANWQIENKLKYSLGKDNNKNELPFMSPFSYKSYLQFAKNKLKTSISINGNAAQTEYNSFYGEDKTPDYVIFNWAGSYKFSISNQTLLLNLGVENIFDHYYSTFSDWNNIPRMGRNFYLNIVFRN; encoded by the coding sequence TTGTCGTTAGAAGATAATATTTCGATAAACAAACATTCTAATTTAATTTTAAATACAAGCTTAGGAAATCATCATAACAATATAGCAAGCGATTTTGGATTGGCGAGTTTACAAATTTTTTATCCCAATTTAAAAGCTGAAAAAAATCGATTCTTAAAAAGTTTTGCTTCTACCTATCACAATCATAAAAATTTAATTCATTGGAATTTTCATTTAGGATATGGGGAAAGAGCTCCTTCTGTTTCTGAAGGATACGGTTTTTACTTATTTAATAGTTTTGATGGATTTGATTATATTGGAAATCCTAATTTAAAAAACGAAAAATCTTTTGAAACTGGAATTGGCTTAGAAACCATAAAAGATAAATGGAAAGCTAAATTTTCATCTAATTACTTTTACATTAAAAACTATATTATTGGGCAACCTCTCGAAAATGTTGCACCTATGACTATAGGAGCAAACGGTGTAAAAAGTTATTCAGCGTTTGATTATGCTACCATTTTTACTAATGAATTTACATTTTCTTATAAAATTCAGGCAAATTGGCAAATTGAAAATAAACTTAAATATAGTTTAGGCAAAGACAATAACAAAAACGAATTACCTTTTATGAGTCCGTTTAGTTACAAAAGTTATTTACAGTTTGCAAAAAATAAATTAAAAACAAGTATCTCGATAAACGGAAATGCTGCACAAACAGAATACAATTCTTTTTATGGAGAAGATAAAACACCCGATTATGTAATTTTTAATTGGGCTGGTAGTTACAAATTTTCTATTTCTAACCAAACATTGTTACTGAACTTGGGCGTTGAAAATATTTTTGATCACTACTATTCTACATTTTCAGATTGGAACAACATTCCTAGAATGGGAAGAAATTTTTATCTAAATATTGTTTTTAGAAATTAA
- a CDS encoding TonB-copper family protein: MKKYIFFIIFCCFSISLLGQQIETDSITLKELNEVIVIGTKTEINETQPKILASIDQFLDESPKIDLVKRGAYAWEPLINGMSTERTIITIDGMRIFGACTDKMDPITSYVEVSNLAEAKLNSGQQGSSDGNTIGGSLDLKRKQNNFNSRGFKYALHSGFETNNSQKIIGTELNYSRSKFYIDTNFMLRNADNYKAGDNQEVLFSQFKKLNTSFTTGYLITKNQFIEGSLIYDKATNVGYPALPMDVSLAEAVITSLKYHFQFENSVFNQWETKVYFNSITHIMDDTKRPFVPIHMDMPGWSDTYGFYSKIDGQFKKHHFKINLNSFYNKSVAEMTMYPSNPNENLMFMYTWPDVRTFLMGCR; the protein is encoded by the coding sequence ATGAAAAAATATATATTTTTCATTATTTTTTGTTGCTTTTCAATTTCACTTCTTGGTCAACAAATTGAAACCGATTCGATTACTTTAAAAGAATTAAATGAAGTAATTGTTATAGGTACTAAAACTGAAATCAATGAAACCCAACCTAAAATATTAGCTTCTATAGATCAATTTTTAGATGAATCACCAAAAATTGACTTGGTAAAACGTGGTGCATACGCTTGGGAACCTTTAATAAATGGTATGTCAACAGAAAGAACAATCATCACAATAGATGGTATGAGAATTTTTGGAGCTTGTACCGATAAAATGGACCCAATTACTTCGTATGTTGAAGTTTCTAATTTAGCAGAAGCTAAACTAAATTCTGGACAACAAGGTTCAAGCGATGGAAATACTATTGGCGGAAGTTTAGATTTAAAAAGAAAACAAAACAATTTCAATTCGAGAGGATTTAAATATGCGCTACATTCTGGTTTTGAAACAAATAATTCACAAAAAATAATTGGAACTGAATTAAATTATAGTCGATCAAAATTTTATATCGACACTAACTTTATGCTTCGAAATGCCGATAATTACAAAGCTGGAGATAATCAAGAAGTTTTGTTTTCTCAATTTAAAAAATTGAATACTTCTTTTACAACTGGTTATTTGATTACTAAAAATCAATTTATTGAAGGCTCTCTTATTTATGACAAAGCAACTAATGTTGGTTATCCAGCATTGCCAATGGATGTTTCTTTGGCTGAAGCAGTTATAACTTCTTTGAAGTATCATTTCCAATTTGAAAATTCAGTATTCAACCAATGGGAAACTAAAGTATATTTCAATTCTATAACTCATATTATGGATGATACTAAAAGACCTTTTGTTCCTATTCATATGGACATGCCTGGCTGGAGTGATACTTACGGATTTTATTCGAAAATTGATGGACAATTTAAAAAACATCATTTTAAAATTAATCTCAATTCTTTCTACAATAAATCTGTTGCTGAAATGACCATGTACCCATCAAATCCAAACGAAAATTTGATGTTTATGTACACTTGGCCCGATGTCAGAACTTTTTTAATGGGTTGTCGTTAG